In Drosophila simulans strain w501 chromosome 3R, Prin_Dsim_3.1, whole genome shotgun sequence, a single window of DNA contains:
- the LOC6726921 gene encoding probable V-type proton ATPase subunit F 2 — protein sequence MSTNTEDLGRLLAVIGDEDTCVGFLLGGIGEVDEDRETNFMVVERDTTPKQVEECFKKFLRRPDIAIILINQVYADMIRPTVDAHSLAVPTVLEIPSKQHPYDSSRDSILKRAQRVISPPERHY from the exons ATGTCGACGAACACAGAGGATCTGGGACGCCTTTTGGCCGTGATTGGGGATGAG GACACGTGTGTCGGCTTTCTGCTTGGTGGCATTGGAGAGGTCGACGAGGATCGTGAGACCAACTTCATGGTCGTGGAAAGGG ACACCACCCCCAAACAGGTCGAAGAGTGTTTCAAAAAGTTCCTGAGGCGACCGGACATAGCCATCATTCTGATCAATCAGGTTTACGCGGATATGATTCGCCCCACTGTCGATGCTCACAGTCTGGCCGTGCCCACTGTGCTGGAGATTCCCTCGAAACAGCATCCCTACGATTCCTCCAGGGACTCGATTCTGAAGCGGGCCCAA AGAGTCATCAGTCCGCCCGAGAGGCACTACTAG